The following coding sequences lie in one Saccopteryx bilineata isolate mSacBil1 chromosome X, mSacBil1_pri_phased_curated, whole genome shotgun sequence genomic window:
- the LOC136316679 gene encoding odorant-binding protein-like — MKTLLLTLVLGLLCAQRPVTGVPKISGDWKSHSLASDNPDLIGEDGPFSQHMHHMEFDVESGYVLLSYSAKNGGECLRMSAFGKAVEDDVYQIDYYGTNRLKFVEVSDDYMLVTITNERAGNKVSQLTAIDVRGNTVDEKALEKFKELTREQNIPEENIINIFTEDCPVV, encoded by the exons ATGAAGACTCTGCTGTTGACTCTCGTTCTTGGTCTGTTGTGCGCTCAACGGCCTGTAACAGGTGTCCCCAAG ATTTCGGGAGACTGGAAGTCACATTCCTTGGCATCCGATAACCCAGACTTAATCGGGGAAGATGGCCCCTTCAGTCAACATATGCATCACATGGAATTTGACGTCGAAAGCGGCTATGTCCTTTTAAGTTATTCTGCCAA GAATGGAGGAGAATGCTTAAGGATGTCCGCCTTCGGGAAAGCCGTTGAGGACGATGTCTACCAGATCGACT ATTATGGGACAAATCGTTTGAAGTTTGTTGAAGTGTCAGATGACTACATGCTGGTGACCATCACCAATGAGCGCGCTGGTAACAAGGTCTCCCAGTTAACGGCAATCGATG TCAGAGGAAACACTGTTGATGAGAAAGCTTTGGAAAAGTTCAAGGAGCTGACCAGAGAACAGAACATTCcggaagaaaatattattaatattttcacag AGGACTGTCCTGTCGTGTAG